A window of the Pseudomonas furukawaii genome harbors these coding sequences:
- a CDS encoding thiol-disulfide oxidoreductase DCC family protein produces the protein MDADRYPPHVRPGERVVLFDGVCKLCNGWAKFLIRHDRSRVFKLASVQSAEGQAILRWFDLPTDRFETLLYVEGCELHVRSDAIARILRQLPAPWPLLASFRFLPRAMRDGCYDRVALNRYRLFGRHEACLLPSPDHEGRFLHAERSFQRKG, from the coding sequence ATGGATGCCGATCGGTACCCGCCTCATGTACGTCCCGGCGAGCGCGTCGTGCTCTTCGATGGTGTGTGCAAGCTCTGCAATGGCTGGGCGAAGTTCCTGATCCGTCACGACCGGTCCCGGGTCTTCAAGCTCGCCTCGGTCCAGTCCGCCGAAGGGCAGGCGATCCTGCGCTGGTTCGACTTGCCCACCGACCGTTTTGAAACCCTGCTTTACGTCGAAGGGTGCGAGCTGCATGTCCGCTCCGACGCCATCGCTCGGATCCTGCGCCAGTTGCCCGCGCCCTGGCCGTTGCTGGCGAGTTTTCGTTTCCTGCCCCGGGCGATGCGTGATGGGTGCTATGACCGCGTCGCCCTGAACCGTTATCGCCTGTTCGGCCGGCATGAGGCTTGCTTGTTGCCTTCCCCCGACCATGAGGGGCGATTCCTGCATGCCGAACGTTCCTTTCAACGTAAGGGTTGA